tatttaaaagattttttttttgttaaaaatactttttatattagaatatgaaaattagtaaatatatatttttaatctgatTACAGATATTGCGTACGGCATATGAAATACACTTTAATGAATATCTTTAGAATACcttttatttaagttgttttgttaattttctcaATCaacattttaagaatatttactatttttataaataaataaataatttttagaataagaaaatataaatattatttaatacattGAAAAGTTTTAAGATATTGTATAAATAATTGTGAAGTATGATCCACGCAAAAGTAGTGGTATTTGTTAAGTATATTAAAGTGCTCTTTAAGTAACTTTCTTATGTTGAAAATAATGTTAAACAAaataagaataacaaataatatatttatttaaatttagcttcatgttataaaatttatttctttcatgtAATAATTTTCTTGTTTATAACGTTACTTTTAAttgttcttttaaaatttaaaagaatattttgctTAAAATGGTGACATAAAAAAGACTGTTGACAGAGGTCACCTGGAGATGTTTAGAATGGGCAGAAGTGAAGATAGAGTGAGAGTTATGGGGTTTCGAACCAAACAGGTTGCATTGCATTGCAGATCTTTTGCTTAACGGCAGTGATAATTCACCATTTACCGATAAATTCAAAAGCTGATCACACTAAATTCCTAGCACACAGAAAGAAAGCCTGCCTCTCAttattctcttctctttctttctccccCGAGTTGTTTCTGTGTCCTTCCCTTCAAACAAGTGACCTCTTTGTCGTGACTATGCGATTAAAATTGACATGTGTTTGGTTCTATTCAAAGTGAAAGGAGTAAAAGTGTGTGTTAGGAATGAATGATGAAAGTGATAAAAAGATGTGGGTGTTATGTTGTTTTACTTTCATCTCAAATATGGATGAAAAAATTGGAAGATTCATGTAACATTATAAGGTCTTGCATACGGTAAAAGGATACATGTGtgaaataatttgtatttaattcttatgtaatttttttaattgaataactacatattattaatagaattagtttataatttcatgaattaaaaaatacttgtgatttttcactttaaaaaaataaaagataaaaagtaaaGAGAACACGCCCACTCTAATTTGTGTTTGAGTAAAGttcttactctttttttttttatattatttgtattgTGGGACTCGTGTTTCACTTTATAACCCATGACCAAAGCCTTCTCTGCACTATGCGTCAACCATAATCAATTATATGCGTCaaccaataatatatattttctctcttcAAAATGTTGATCTAATCCACAAACtgccttttttgttttggttcgTTTGGTATTGTTGAAAATGTGATGAAATAtggtagattgaaaataaacgggtaagaaatagaaaatgaatgaaaagatgaatgaaAAATATCAAAGAATGATAATAAATATACACGAAAGGATATATTTTTATAGGaatgataatcgattatatgtaccaaaatgggtttttgaaaaatgacaaTCGATTGAGAGAATGTAgtccattttaaattttttctttaattttcttctttcctatCTTTTTTTGCTAGCTaacacttttatatatttttattcatcttatttattattttattattttaaatgatatttatttatcctCTATTTCTTTCTCGTctacttctttctatttttttttgttacctaACACTTTTCTATTCCATCTCTTATCAATTTCCAGttacatcatttttttctcttcaagaaTTTATTATGCACAGATTAAATTCAGATTTTGAAAACTACTATTACATATAAAACAACTTATTTGAtgctttaatataaaattaatttaaattgtggagaaaatttagttcaaatttttaaggtttgataaaattaaattcaatatctatttctttcttaacaatttttttctctctctctctctctctctatatatatatatatatatataatatgcgtAAAGAAATAACGATAGAGATAGTAGTTTcgagtaaagataaaaaaaaagtctagaAAAGATAATTACTGTTACGTAGTTGGCAAGCTTTTATTAGAGTGTTTATGCGTCATGAGGTATTGATCTTGGCGATACCCATCCAATCACAATTAATAAGAGATATTATATGTTAGTTTTATGGTTCAGATATTGTACAAAACCTGACCCATCCACGTGGTCCAACAATGTGTTGACTGATTATGAGAGATTTCTCTGGTTTGGGGCATTTCATCAGCAAATTCGTACGCATTAAATATGCCAAAAATGATCTTACGTTAACATCTTTAGCCACGGGCAACGGCACGGCCACGGTTCATCCCATGTTCTTGCTAGTATGTCCTTGTTTTACACTGCTTGCATGTTTGTTTCATCATAATTTATCaacttaattataagaacaaataCTTCTTATTTATGTATTTCTTGTAAAAATgatcattgattttttaattaattggaaAATACACATAATTAATAAGTAAGTTTAGAGCGTTCGTGCGACAAGTTAACTTAACTGATGTTTTTACTTAAATTCGATAAAGCTTCAACAACACTTGAAATAAAACTAGATTAACTTCACTTATTGACatagtatattaattttaatattacatatagttaaattgtattattaaagaaatatacagttatatttaaaatataatttataatgttttGAGCCTCATGGGAGTACACCACTAGTGAGCTATGGTTTGGGAGTGGTGGCTGGGAGCATTGAATTCATGCTTTGAGGTGAGCAACATAGGTTTTTGTGTTTTAGGGTAACATGAATTGGCCAATTTCTCTATTGTTCTCTAGTTATACTGTTATAGTATTTGATCTGCCGCCGTAATTAAGGTACCACCTTGTTGCCTAGCTACTAACAAAGAATGATggtaaaaatagaataaaatcaaacaattaaaaatgaatgattATTTCCAATTTTCAATGTGACAgttctaaaataaaatgatttttaatcatTCAACTACAAAATATGCAATTAAAGTACAAtacaatgaaatatatatatccttTAATTCGTgtgaaaatgattaatttaattttatcacttaaaattttaaagttagtTTTGGACatgaaaatcatatattttattaacaaaaatattaacactTGTTATTTGGAGTAAGGAGAAAATCAATTCCCCTAAAACAATTACTCAAATTTAAGTATTGTTAAAGAAAACAAGGTAGGAACCTCAGAGATAGATATGATAAAAGGagatatatgataaaaataagatgaaagaaaacataaatgtataaatatctttaaaaaaaattgcttgtgATAACTGTTAAGTCCACCGAATTTCTGATGgagtatatattttcttttgacagttgatattttttttctaggtCATAAATAATCTTCACAAATACAATCATGTTTGAATAATATATGACTACATTGGtctaaaagatttttcttcacTGTATTTTACATAGTTacatatttaaaacttaaattcgACATATCTAAATTGAAAAAatctcatatcaattaatatactacataataattttttacagaGTTGGTCTACTGttttaaaactcaaaataactTAAAACAGTGATTGTCTTACTAAAAAGTAACTTTATGTTATCAGGTTAAATTAATACGGAGGTCTTTAAACTACTTCACAGTTTTTAATTAGCTAGGTTTCTGTTGTTAACGCAAggactttataaaaataatacaatagaTGATCAATTTGTCCTCCAAAGTATgatatacatttaatttttgaatatacAAAAAGTGAGACAAATAAATCTTACCATTAAATTTGTGAAATCAACttatcattcaattataatgtttaaaaattaattttaaaataagttatatttttaggtttaatttaatattaagttacaaaaattttaaatcaatttgtcattaaaatatatgtaagattagtttgtcgtatttttttcacattcataaattaaatttgaattttacttATTTCGAAGATTAAATTGTGGATGTTTCACACCttcagaaataaatttaattatttatcttaaaaaatctaTGAAAGCTAAGGCAactaattgagaaaaaaaactgtttaaaaatataattaaaaaaatcaaataattcaagagcttaccaaataatttaaaaataaattaagaatatagATAATATCACTTAATTGAATAGTGTATTCCCAATTAGTGCATGAAATATATCAAAACATGTATAAGGAAAAACTTGAAGTTTGATCAAGAGAAAACTATAAGTGCAACCGGCAGATTGATGCTTCTAGTGTTTGAGAATATTAGATAAAgaacaaagattaaaaatacaGAATTTATAACCTAGGTGAGAATATTGATTAGAATCAAgtaaaaatagtataatttgGAGGAGTAAGAATACTCAGCACAAACATGCAAATGTGGCAATGTTGGATTCAGAAGCTGCCTACATAGacttctaaaaaaatacatcaGAAGAATTTTGGAATTACACACTGGGTCATTGACCCATatagaatttattttagttaaatcaATAAACAATTTGTATTTATTGGATCATCGAActtctgtttattttttaattaggcaTTTGtcgtttcaaaaaatataatattttattgctACTTTATCTTGAGAATTTGCTTTCAAGAAATAGTACTTGAATTCACTTTTTTTCtcgataaaaaaattgacatgaaCAAAAATGTCCATAAATTTCTGTAAGCATCCCATCACATCATACAATTAAAAGCTGTTCAGAAATagttggaatttttttattgattgatgcCATACAAAACCAAGCACTTATCGGAAAAAAGAATTGGAGCAAGCAATTAATCTGTGAACCAACTGCAAGACTCGGTTGCATTCGAGTTCCAACAAACATAGACAAAGACAGTTTCGAAagcagaatatatatatatatatatatatatatatatatatatatatatatataaaccacgCATATGGAAAAAAGGAAGGAGCTGAAGATATATAGAAGTGTAGGGGCCCCAACCACACTGGTTGAATATTGAGTCAGGAAagagcaaaagttttccaatgCTTGCGTAgtgattttttaaactttttaactGCGACTTTACGTTAATTTAAACGTCAAAGGTAAAGGGTCATCATAATAATGATTGTGGTGCTGGCGAGGCTGGTAGTAGTAGTGAAAGTGAAAGTGAAAGTGAAAGCTTCTTTCATTCTGATCTGAATTCGAACCGGTTCGGTCTCCATCAACGCCAAGTTTTTCCATGGCACAGGTGAAAGTACCCTTAACTTAACTCCTTAGTCTTTTCTAACCCTTTCAACTGTGTCCACACCCTACGAAACCAATAATAAAGAACTTtacgttttctttcttttcttggctCCTCCTCTCcaaacacaagatttttttttttatgtgtcgTTTCTCATTTCTTCATGTCTCTGCGTCGTTTTCCCCTTACACCCAACGCAGTCCTTGTTTCTTACCTCCTTCGTCTTCTTGTTTCTTCATGTTTAATATTGCTTTCAAGGTTCCAACGATGTAGCTCAACCCAAGTTTATCTTGTTTTAAAAACGAAGAGGCTTCTATGGATGTGTGAGGGCATAGATCCATTACAAAGAGAGCCCTACAACTAGGGTTTCGCAAGCTATTCGTGCCTGCCACTAAGAGATGTCTAACGTTGTTGTTCTGGTTTACGTATCTCTTtaggttgtttttgtttttgtagtgcTAAATTGTGTGGTTctcgttcaattttttttgttaccgACAGAGAGATTTAGATATTGCGCTGTTTGGTGGGTGGAAAAGCATCATGTTGGAGCTGTATTTTTTAGAGAGAACTTTTTATTGATATACTTTTTGTGTTTGGTAAGGGAGGAACTTCCTCTaaagcttttatttatttatttatttaagagcTAGGAGATAAAGTTAGTGAGAATTGAGAAAGGAAACTAGAACAAGGTGCTTTATTTGAAACATTGTACAAGGTGGGAATATTATAGAAAATACCGAAGTTAGATCGGTTTCTTCACTCACAGTCTTGTCTTGCCTTCTGCaatgcattttttattattatattttgtggtAGTCTGCTTCTGCCTCTCTCTCttgtttatctctttctttctttgcgTGTCTGCAGTGCAATGTTGTCTagatatcaaattaaattaaaataaaatttcagaaattatatattttttaaattacgcAAGGGGTGTATTAAGTGTTAACTGTTCTTTCCTACTAATtcgtagttttttttcttttgcaaaatTTGGCATATAAGTTGATGTTGAATTTCTGTGCAGGAGGAGAGCAATATGGGCTGGGTTAATGCAGTGGTTGTTCTCTTCTGAAAGGTTTTCTCTGAACAAGAGGTTTTGTCATTAATTGGTGTGTTGGAATGAGCAATTTAAGGCCTGAATCTCACGTAGCACAACAAATTAGGCGTGAAAAACTGAGAATCCAGAACAGTTATCAGCCTTCACACGAATTCCCTAACAATCTTGAACAGTTATCTTTACACCCGGGGTTTAACAACTTGGACCTTGTTCAAGTTAGGAATGTTAGAAATGCTAACATGCTTGATGAACTAGCTGTTTATTCATCAGAAATGCCAAACTTTTCTACCTCTTCGTCTGCTGCAAGGAACGCGTTGGAGTATCACCAAGAACAAGGTGCTGCAGCTGAACCCAGTAATAGGCTGCTGCTGATGAATCAGTATGGTTCATTTCCCCATTCCATGTCTGCAATTCATTCTTCCCATAAACAACAGTGTGAGCTTCGTAATTTGGGAAATTGGAGGAACAGTACCCCCCATCAAGGATCTGATTGGTTTGTAAACTATGCAAGCAATGCCAATTCTTTTTTGTCTGCTGAGCTCAACAACAATGTGTCTGCTTACAATGAACTTATGGATGTACATTGTAGCAATGCATCTGGTGAAATCAGTGGTAGAGAAATGCATAAGCAAGGTGTACTGCATCATAATTCTCCTCCTTCATCTCCACTTTATCAAAATGCTTTGCAAGATATTGTGAAGTCTGCTTCTTTCAGTGCTCACACTAGGCAAGACATGGCTTCACTGATGCAACAAAATGAACATAGCATTTGGGTGGGGAATGCTAGTGAAGCTGAGCTTCAACAACCAAGTTATGAAAGCCAGCCAAATCATGAGTTGCGTTTTGGGTGGACAAATCGAACAATTGCTTGTGATTCACTTCCTCAGAGCTTGTCCTTGTCACTTTCATCAAATGCACAACCTAAGCCTTCAGTTTCTCACCTAGAACAAGGGTCTGCGTCTGATGATCCTCAGTGTTTGAAGCATATGAAATCTATTGTTTCTAGAGATTGTGGGAAATCAGTTCAAGATCAGGTGGAAATACCTTCAAAGAGTACTACTACTATTACTTATCGAAGTGTGGGTCCCCTTGGCCCTTTCACTGGGTATGCTACTATTCTCAAGAGTTCAAGGTTCTTAAAGTCTGCTCAACAATTGTTGGATGAGATTTGCTGTCTATCTGATGCAAAATTTGGAAAATCATACGATGTTTCAAAGAGGGTTTCTCCAGAAGTTAGTGCTTCTACTTCTGCTGATACTGTCACTGGGGTTGCTGCAAAAGGTAGTAATTCAGGTTCTTCATCAACCACGTTGTATAATGTTTCAAAGGAAAATAGGGCCGATCCGGGAGTTGGAAGTAGCTTTGGTCTTTCCTCGCGGTCAGATTATCAACATAAGAAAGCAAAGCTACTGTACATGCAAGAGGAGGTTTGTTTTTCACTCTTTCCATCCATATAATCTGTTTCATAATTTACTTTCCTATGTATTTCTTTTGGCACATTAATGTTTGTCTGAAACAACTTACTGTTATACGAACAAAAGGTTAAAAGCTTTTACACTATATATTGTGCGCTGCTACCAATAAGTCTTGATTTCCGAAGTATGTTAGTTTGAGAATATAAAACCCGGTTTAACGTCTCATgagaatcaaaaaatgcgaccATGTTTACGGTTGGACTTGtcaatttctttctttgtgCTTCGGTTTAACTCATGATGTTACCATAGAGTGATTTGTGCTAGTTCAAACATAAATGTTTAAACGGTATCCTAGAAAGGGTACCTGAGTAATTTTTTCATCCCTAGTGAAAAACAAAGGGAAAAAATATAATGGTCTCATCACACTAATTAACACATATAATACTGATATCACCTTGGTTGTTGGTAATGCTATCATTAACTCCCTTTTGTTTAGGTAACCTCCTGATGGTCAAACCATGACCTTTTTAATCACTTCCTTGTTCATTCGTGTGGTCTCTTTAATTGCTGCTCTTATCTTGTTCCCTTCTTTCCTACTGTCGGCAATTGCTAGACTTTATGTGTCTCCTTAGAACATGCTTTGCATAATGGCATTGATTCTTCATCTCACTGGTACATCCAAGTTGTTGGTTTCTCCACACAGTTAGAgtagaatgaaaaatgaaagagaaatggtatttatacattaaattatacaattaagAGAGAAGTTTAAGATTTACTATGAATAATGTGACGAGACACACACAGAAATGACGATTGTAGAAATTATTGTATTGTATGAATATCACGTCTCAAAATGAAATTGATAAAGGTCCAATACTCCTCTGTgtataaatagtttttaaaaagtatCATGCTAGTGCTAGTATTTTATCTGATGTTATGTAGTCAGAAGTCCTTCAAGTGAGGTGACACGTTGTCGTGGAATGATGTATAAGAAACAAGTTGCATATATTGTAATATTGAACttataaagttatatatattgagcttagtttatattaaaattataattcttgCCTTAAGTTATAGATCTCCGGTGTCTACTAATTTCGATTCTGTCATCCATAatgtatttatgtttattattgtaATGTTCAATGTTCACTGtttattacatttttctttctcatgcTTTATTTCTTTGGCAAAATACACCAGAAATGGATTCTCTTATGTGTACCAGGGACGAGATTGACACAAGATTTAAACAAAGTTGTCACATTAGAGTTTGACATGAGAGAATCCATCTTGTCAATTCTAAATGTGAAGTTTTGAATTTAATTCATGAATCAACCTCTGCCTGTTGAAACAAATTAATATGGGAAActatgaaacaattttttttttttcaaaatatactcAACTTGCATAGGAAAACTTATCAAGTTTTTCAATAAGAATGATTGGCTATTGATGCAATGGAAAACTGGAAaagtttatcaaatatttttagctTGCAATAGAAAACTTAATCTAGTTATTATTCAATAAGAATGATCGATTGACGATGCAATAGAAAATTTTTATCAAGTGTTTTTCTTGGTTATTTAATTAtcccaaatatcaaaataattagcTTCTTAGTTGGCATCACCATGGAACTAAGTAATTATTAAAGATATCTCTAATCTTGTCAACATCATGATTGTAGTGTAGTCATCGATTAATAGCTTGATGTCTTCTGTACTTCtataattgacaaaaaaaaaaaattgtgtcatcTTAATGCTAATTTGGCAATCCTTCCACTTTCTACTAATGAGCAACATTTCCGATATGACTGGAGAATTTAAAGATGCATTTGTGAATTCATGTTCTCAAACATATTTACCCACACAAATCCTTTTGTGCATCCACTTTTAATACTTTAAACGAGATTCTGAACGACATGCTTTGAAGGATGACTGTTGTTTACTCATGGTTGAGTTGATGTAACTGTAGTGGATCTGTTCCCTTCATTGTACTCGTACACTAATTAACTTATCTGTGTTCCTAACATTGTTTTGCATTCGCTTCCTGTTCATGGTAATTTTTAAATCTATCTAGTCCAAATGGACCAAATGCgtgcaaaaatatatatagtgttAGTCAACCGGTCAACCGTGTACACTTCACTTTCCAAAGTCTAGTAATATGTTCCAAACAACATCAGAAAAGATTTGGTACGCGGAAGCGAAAGCCCTACCTGGTTACCGTCAACTTGGTCAAACTGACGGGTATTTGCGCTTAATTTCAGTATGTACTTCAATCAACATGATAGTAATAATTTTACCAAAAGAAATTGTAAAgtcataaagagaaaaaaaaaatcatgttattttGCTTCATCATAACATTTAATGGCATGCTACAGTAGTTACTTAGTAATTCTAAAATCTGGTTATGATGAATTAATTGCTCCCTAAAGGTAGAGTAAATGATTAGagccaaataattttattttttggaatgatgctaaagctaggt
The nucleotide sequence above comes from Glycine soja cultivar W05 chromosome 11, ASM419377v2, whole genome shotgun sequence. Encoded proteins:
- the LOC114375260 gene encoding BEL1-like homeodomain protein 9 — its product is MSNLRPESHVAQQIRREKLRIQNSYQPSHEFPNNLEQLSLHPGFNNLDLVQVRNVRNANMLDELAVYSSEMPNFSTSSSAARNALEYHQEQGAAAEPSNRLLLMNQYGSFPHSMSAIHSSHKQQCELRNLGNWRNSTPHQGSDWFVNYASNANSFLSAELNNNVSAYNELMDVHCSNASGEISGREMHKQGVLHHNSPPSSPLYQNALQDIVKSASFSAHTRQDMASLMQQNEHSIWVGNASEAELQQPSYESQPNHELRFGWTNRTIACDSLPQSLSLSLSSNAQPKPSVSHLEQGSASDDPQCLKHMKSIVSRDCGKSVQDQVEIPSKSTTTITYRSVGPLGPFTGYATILKSSRFLKSAQQLLDEICCLSDAKFGKSYDVSKRVSPEVSASTSADTVTGVAAKGSNSGSSSTTLYNVSKENRADPGVGSSFGLSSRSDYQHKKAKLLYMQEEVSRQCKQYHLQMQMVVSSFESVAGLGSATPYIPMALKSVSKHFRCLKNSISDQLKLISEALGEDLSIPCSTSTCSNKADTTTMARVRCGSSMDQSFFLKNKCVKGTTELLDEPPQQHVWRPQRGLPERAVAILKAWLFEHFLHPYPTDTDKHMLASQTGLSRNQVSNWFINARVRVWKPMVEEIHTLETKATGSKDNCGINEGTSSATGGDTSHPRALGNIGLNSIPETQFQGIDMGSSIAANAEESGLNPEQWSQEKRSKLECQVTSTMDGTLMGFVPYRHGGVEVGGLGSVSLTLGLRHGVEGVQNQQQLQEEQLRHDVGGHMIHEFVG